GAGTTTCCCATTTTTGAAAGCGGTAAAAAGGCAAACAAAACGCAGGAAGCGAGCGGCGATTCGATTCCCTGGATGTTCTTCCCGTTTGACAGTATGCGCACTGCCTGGAATTATTACGAGCAACACATGGGTTGGGGAAATTTTTCCGACTCTTATTTGCATCAGGGACTGGACATCATCGTCCCCATCGCGGAGCCAGTCTATGCTGTGGAAGGCGGTATTGTAAAATGCGTGCTCACGCTGGGCGGATTTCACTACTGGCGCGTGGCAATCGCAAAAGAGCAGTCGGCAGGTTGGAGCAATGGCTGGCTTTACGCGCATCTGATTTACGAAACGATCAATGTCGCTGTCGGAGATACAATTAAACAACACGACTACATCGGTGATATCGTGGACTGGACAGACACTTGGGGGCACATCCATTTTGTGCAAATCAGCGATTCGGGCGAAGTCTGGCGCTACGACGATAATGAGTGGGGCATAAATTTCAATCCGCTTCAGGTGCTGCGTCCGATCCCGGATACGACCGCTCCTGAGATCGAGAATGTTTTTACCGAGTCAAAATTTGCGTTTCCTGCAAATAATGCTGATTATTATCTGAACCCGGATTCACTTTACGGCGATGTGGATATTGTGGCTAAAATTACCGACAAAATCGGCGATTCTCCCTGGGATCAGCCGGCGTACGAGACATTTTATTGGATCAAAAAATTGCCGGAGGGTCAAATAGTTGTGCCCAAAACACTGGGTCAGCGCTTGAACCACAAATTTGATTTTTATGCCTCAGGCAAATACACCCCTTACGCGCCGTTGATTTACAAGCGCGACGAGCAACTTTTGCCGCCGTCTTGGATGAGCGAGCGCCGAAATTTTTATTGCGTTCTTACCAATAACAACGGCGACGAATTTTTGGATCTTACCGAAGAAAATTTAGCATTGCACACCGCTGATTTCGTTGACGGGCAATATCGTATTTTTGTGGAAGCGCGGGACATCAATGGCAATTCCTCAATTGATAGCATGGAGGTCAAATTTAAAAATGGTGTTTCGGCAGTCGAGGAGAAGATGTTCGCACACCCCGCGCGATTCCGGCTGGAGCAAAACTATCCCAATCCGTTCAATCCGACGACTGCGATTTCTTTCTCTCTCCCGCAAGCGGAAAAGGTGGCTGTGTCAGTTTTCGATATCCAAGGCAGACATGTCAGGGAAATGAAGTTGGGCAAAATCAGTGCCGGAGAGCACCAAATAATTTTTGACGGCAGCGGTCTTCCGGCGGGAATCTATTTTTACCGACTGAAAGCCACCAATTCCTCGGAGACGCGGAAGATGGCAATCGTGCGGTGAGCTGTCAGAAAAAAATTTCCCCTTCCAGATATTTCACAGCTCTGCCGGAGATTTTTACGCGCTCGCCATGGAATTCACAGAATAACTCTCCGCCGCGCTCGCTGATTTGATGCGCGCGGAGTTTTGTTTTCCCTAATTTTTTCGCCCAGTAAGGAATGAGCGTGCTGTGCGCCGATCCGGTCACCGGATCTTCGGGCACGCCAACTTTGGGCGCGAAAAATCGAGAGACAAAATCCACATTCTCGCCGGGAGCCGTGACGATCACGCCCAGGGCGTCCAAATTCATCAGTAGACCCATTTTGGGAGATAAGCGACGAATAGCCTTTTCGTTCTCGAAAAGTACTAAAAAGTCTCGCGATTTCAAAATTTCTACGGGCTTCCCTTCCAGCGCGCGCAGCAAATCATCGGGAGCCGAGCAAGGGACGGGCTCTCGACTGGGAAAATTCATTAGCAGAAGTGAATCTTTTTTTTTCACAGACAGGGTTCCGCTTTTCGTGCGGAAAGTGACTTTTTCTTTCTTCAATTTCAAAATGTCAAAAATGACAAAGGCCGTCGCCAGCGTCGCGTGGCCGCAGAGATCGACTTCAGCTTTTGGTGTGAACCAGCGAAGATGGTAATTCTCGCCGTCGGGCATGAAAAATGCGGTTTCGGACAAATTATTTTCCCGGGCAATGGCAAGCAGAGTCCTGTCGTCGAGCCATTCGGTCAGCGGGCAAACAGCAGCCGGATTTCCGGCAAAAACTTGATTTGCGAAAGCGTCAATTTGGTAGAGTTTCAGATTCATCTTTGCCTCGAAATTAATCTTCCACTTCAATGTAAATTCGTTTGTTGATGCTGCCTTTGCTTTTGTAATCCACGATGCGCACCGTGCCAATTTCAGCGATGTCCGCCACGTGGGTGCCGCCGTCAGCCTGCAAATCCAGCCCAACGATTTCCACTGTACGCACTTCTTTGATGTGCTCGGGCAGCAAATTAATCTTAGTACGAATCAGGTCGGGAATTTTGAACGCTTCCTCTCGGGGCAGAATTTTCACACGTACTTCTCTGCTTTGCTGAATCTCAAAGTTAACTTTGTCTTCGATCTCGCTGACTAATTCTTTTTGTAGCGACGCAAACTCAAAATCCATTCTGCCTTTGAGCGGTTCCATGTTGCCGCCGGTAACTTGCGCGTGATAATCGCGCCACACAACGCCGCACAAAACGTGTAACGCCGAATGGGTGCGCATCAGTTTGTAGCGTCTGTCCCAGTCTAATTTTCCTGCGACTACCGTTCCTGCAGCGGGCAACTCGCCATCCAAGAAATGGTAAATTTTTCCGCCGATGGATTTGACTTTCGTGACGGGAACGGATTTACCGGCAAATTCAAGCCGGCCGGTATCGTTTGGCTGACCGCCACCGCCGGGGTAAAAGGCCGTTTTGTTCAAAATAACAGCGTTTTGCTCGGTGTCTGTTTCGGTAATTTTTGCGTCGAATTCTTTGACGTAGCTATTTGTTTGGTAAACTAACTCAGTCATTTTTATTCTCCAAAACTATTTTCCTAAAGTGTGCGGCACCTAAAAGGTGTCGTAACTTTACGACTTTTCCCAATTTAATCTTCCAACTTCCCAAATTCAAAATGCAGCAATGCATGTTTGTATTCCAGATAATATTGAAAATTATCCCAGGACACATCCGGCGGCACGAGATGGTCCACGCTGGGAATGTAGCCGCCTTCTTCGATGAGCGGAATCAGTTCCCGAAGATGGGCGCGAATCGCGGCGGGTCCTTGAGTCAGAACGCGCTTGTCCACGCCGCCCCAGAGGCGCAGCGATTTGCCGAATTGTTTCCGAATCTCCACCGGATTAAAATCTGCCGCCCGCTCCACAGGCCACAGCACGTCAACTCCGGCGTCCAGCAGCAGAGGAATGAGTTGCGTGGGATTGCCGTCCGTATCCACGGCAAAATAACGCACGCCGTGTGATTTGAAAAACTCCACCATGCGTTTGAGATGCGGGAAAATGAATTCTTTGAAAGTATTCGGGCTCAAAAGCGGGCCGTTTTTCATGGACATGTCTTCGTTGAGCGTGAAATATTCCACGTTGATTTTTTCCAGTACGGGTCTGCTGGTCTCGATGATAAAATCCGCGAAAAATTCCATCATCTCGTGTAGGAGCTCAGGGTAATCGTACCATGCGAGCGAAAGATTTTCTGTGCCCATGAATTCTCGTGCCCGCCAATAAAAACCATTGGCGGCACAATTCTCGCCAAGAATGAGGGGATAATCTCGTTTTTGCCAGCGTGCAATTTTCTCGTCAAGATCGTCCGGGTATCGCTCGGGAATCGCCGCCACCAGTCGTCGTTTGATGTCAGCAAAATCCTCTGGCTTTTCTATCGGAAATTTCAAAAATTGATCCATGCTCATACGAAAACCGTCAACTTCGCCCTCTTTGAGACGTTTGGTGACAATACCATATTTGTCCTGAACAATGTCGTAGTCCGCTGTGCTTTCCAGAATTTTTTTTTCAAATGGCGGAATGAAGCCGTAATCCACGGGAATGTAATCTCTTTTATCCAGCCCGATGGCTTCTTCCTCGTAGAGCCAGTCCGTCCATTTAAATTTTTTCAACGGTTCGGGATTTTCTTTTAACCAACGTTGTTTGGTTTGCGCCCAGACGCCAACTTCGTGGTTGGGTCTTCTTTCAGCGGGTTCGTAATCCATGCACTTCAAAAAGATTTCGAGATCAGTCATAATTCTGAATTCCTTATTCTAAATAATCTTTTTTGTCCAATTCCATGTCCTGTTGTCCAATGTGAGTCTACCGTTGATCTCGTCTGTCAAGCATAAATTCCACAATTGGTGGCGCCAAAAAAAACAGTAGCCATGTTAAATAGGCAAGTCCTCCCATGAAACCGCGCACCCACTCTGTGTTTTTTTCAAATAAATTCATGAGAAATTTGTCTGTATTTAAGAAATAGTAAATTGATGCAATGTGCGTGCGAATCGTGATGTGGAATTTTATGTTCGCCCATAAGTGAACTAGTATTATCGCCCAGCGGACGAGCCTGGCAAAATTTTCACGATAGTAATTGAGACCAGCCCATGAGAGAAAGAAAAAAATATCCGAAATGAAGATATTTTTCGTAATCAGATGGTAAAGTTTTTCAAGCATCTCTTTCATGGCAGTTTGAAGTTTGATATGAGTAAGTAGCAAAATGATTTGAAGACTTTAAAAATACAAAAAAAGCCCTTACACTGAATTCAGGCAAGGGCTTCTGAATTAATAAATAAAGCGTTATTTACCCTGTTTGCGCTTGATCATGTCAATCTGATATTGCGCCGATTTTCTCCAGTTGCGGCTTTTAG
The sequence above is a segment of the Calditrichota bacterium genome. Coding sequences within it:
- a CDS encoding T9SS type A sorting domain-containing protein, encoding MKKNKLTLIVILMFVAVPVIIFSAEINNLSVTSAGMLVSADAKFDLRAQSPNRLFACKYRVSEVSDEIRTLRDFQFFRGEEQLYSLRQAPGSDVEISNQGYAVFFDHRCHFRQELTLHFYSKQGMELFSKKIVGGSLFGFSPRGYQYGVGNGKEFWLIDLTDGEIKKFPAADQFAISKDDRILALAYRERITIYENNKLQRQIEHGLGYVRKMAMSSAGKSVAAVGKKQLRVFSLDSGELIFSKSADIGKSFCDLKILDEKIIVGVQTRGSGSSRGEMQIYDLQGQRLETIPGQKREFPIFESGKKANKTQEASGDSIPWMFFPFDSMRTAWNYYEQHMGWGNFSDSYLHQGLDIIVPIAEPVYAVEGGIVKCVLTLGGFHYWRVAIAKEQSAGWSNGWLYAHLIYETINVAVGDTIKQHDYIGDIVDWTDTWGHIHFVQISDSGEVWRYDDNEWGINFNPLQVLRPIPDTTAPEIENVFTESKFAFPANNADYYLNPDSLYGDVDIVAKITDKIGDSPWDQPAYETFYWIKKLPEGQIVVPKTLGQRLNHKFDFYASGKYTPYAPLIYKRDEQLLPPSWMSERRNFYCVLTNNNGDEFLDLTEENLALHTADFVDGQYRIFVEARDINGNSSIDSMEVKFKNGVSAVEEKMFAHPARFRLEQNYPNPFNPTTAISFSLPQAEKVAVSVFDIQGRHVREMKLGKISAGEHQIIFDGSGLPAGIYFYRLKATNSSETRKMAIVR
- a CDS encoding PhzF family phenazine biosynthesis protein; translation: MNLKLYQIDAFANQVFAGNPAAVCPLTEWLDDRTLLAIARENNLSETAFFMPDGENYHLRWFTPKAEVDLCGHATLATAFVIFDILKLKKEKVTFRTKSGTLSVKKKDSLLLMNFPSREPVPCSAPDDLLRALEGKPVEILKSRDFLVLFENEKAIRRLSPKMGLLMNLDALGVIVTAPGENVDFVSRFFAPKVGVPEDPVTGSAHSTLIPYWAKKLGKTKLRAHQISERGGELFCEFHGERVKISGRAVKYLEGEIFF
- a CDS encoding alanyl-tRNA editing protein, which gives rise to MTELVYQTNSYVKEFDAKITETDTEQNAVILNKTAFYPGGGGQPNDTGRLEFAGKSVPVTKVKSIGGKIYHFLDGELPAAGTVVAGKLDWDRRYKLMRTHSALHVLCGVVWRDYHAQVTGGNMEPLKGRMDFEFASLQKELVSEIEDKVNFEIQQSREVRVKILPREEAFKIPDLIRTKINLLPEHIKEVRTVEIVGLDLQADGGTHVADIAEIGTVRIVDYKSKGSINKRIYIEVED